GCTACTCACGCTTCCCTACGCCGCGCGGATCGCTCGTACTGTCTTGACCAGAGCCGAGGGCACGGCGCTCAACCCCGCGCTCGAACGCGTGGGGAAGCTGCTCGCGGCCCACTCCGCCCTGTTCGCCCTCGGCCTCGCGATCCCGGGAGTGCTCGCATGAGGATCGAGCAGTTCTCGCTCGCGCTCGCCACGCCGCTCACGACCGCCCACGGCACCATCGACTCTCGCGAGGGGTTTCTGGTGTTCGTCGACGTGGACGGCACCCGCGGGATCGGCGAAGCGACCCCGTTGCCAGGCTGGACGGAATCGCTCGAAGCTTGCCGGGACGCACTCGATCGCGCTGGGCGAGCGGCCGAGACCGACGGTTGGGACGCGGCGTTCACGACACTCACCAACGCCGACGAGCCGGCGGCCCGCCATGGTCTCGCGCTCGCGCTCTGCGATGCGCGCTCACGGGCGGCCGATGTCCCGCTGTACCGCCATTTCGGTGGCGAACACACGAAACGAGTTCCCGCGAACGCGACCATCGGCGACGGCGGGGTCGAGGAGACCGTCGTTGAGGCCACCGAAGCGATCGAACAGGGGTTCTCGACGCTCAAGATCAAGGTCGGTGCGCGCGAGGTCGCCGCAGACATCGCCCGTATCGACGCCGTTCGGAACGCGGTCGGCGACAATGTCACGCTCCGCGCCGACGCGAACGGCGCGTGGAGTCGCGAAGAAGCCCGGACCGCGCTCGACGCGTTCGTCGATCTCGATGTCGCGTTCGTCGAACAGCCGCTCGCCGCGGACGATCTCGCGGGCCACGCCGCGCTCCGTGGTGGGTCGGTCGGGATCGCGCTCGACGAGGCGCTCGCTGAGCACGCCGTCGAAACGGTCCTGGCTGCGGATGCGGCGGACGTGCTCGTCGTGAAACCGATGGTGCTTGGCGGGCCGGATCGCGCGAGGGAGGCCGCACTGCGCGCTCGCGAGGCCGGCCTCGACGCGGTGGTCACGACCACGATCGATGGCGCGCTCGCGCGGACGGGGGCGGTCCACGTCGCCGCGAGTCTTTCCAACCCGCCCGCTTGTGGCCTCGCGACCGCCGACCGGCTCGCCGAGGATCTGGTTCCCGACCCCGCGCCGATCGCGGGCGGCGAGGTGTGTGTCCCGCAGGCCCCTGGAAACGCTCCGGACCCTGATCTCTCGGAAGAACGATGAACGACGTTCTCGCCCATCGCACCCGCGCGACGCCCGACGCGACCGCGCTGATCGACGCTGGCAGCAGACAGGAGTGGAGTTACGCGGAGCTCGATGCGGCGGTCGATCGGACTGCGGGCCACCTCGTGGGACTGGGGATCGAGCCGGGCGACCACCTCGGCTGCCTCCTCGACACCCACCCCGCCGCCGTCCGGCTGCTCCACGCCGCGCTGCGGCTCGGCTGCGTGCTCGTCCCGTTGAACACCCGGCTGGCTCCGAACGAGCTTGAAGACCGAATCGAACGGGCCGATCTCGCAGCCCTGATCTGTGGGGCCGACACCGAAGCGAGTGCGGTCGGGGTGAGCGAGGTTCCGGTCGCCTCCGTCGATGCCACGGAACACGCGGCCGTCACAGCGCTCGCCGATGTCGAGACGGTCGAGTTCGAGCCGGCGACGTGGTCCCGCGACGATCCGTGTCTCATGCTCGCCACCTCCGGCACCACCGGCCGGCCGAAGCTCGTCGTGCTCACGATCGGGAACCTGATCGCGAGCGCGGTCGCCTCGGCGTTCCGGCTCGGCGTCCTCCCCGGCGATCGGTGGCTGAGCCCGCTATCGGTCTACCACATGGGGGGGCTCGCGCCGATCGTGCGCTCCGCGCTCTACGGAACTGCAGTCGTGCTCGTCGACGATGACGGAACGGGGTTCGACGCCGCGAGGGCTCGCCACGCGCTCGTCGAGTACGACTGCACGGGCGTGTCGCTCGTCCCGACCATGCTCCGACGGCTGCTCGACGCCGGCGACCTCCCCGACTCGTTCCGATTTGTCCTCCTCGGCGGTGCGCCAGCGTCGACGGATCTCATCGAGCGATGTGCGCGCCGAACGGTTCCTGTGCATCCGACCTACGGCATGACCGAGACGGCCTCCCAGGTCGCCACCGCTCGTCCCGAGACGGCGTTCGCCCACTCGGGTACTGTCGGCCAGGCGCTCGTCGGGACCGACCTCACCGTGATCGATGCTGCGGGAGAGCGCGTCGATCGCGGCGAGACGGGCGAATTCGTCGTCTCGGGGCCGACGGTGTTCGCGGGCTACTACGACGATCCCGACGCCACCGCGGCGGCGTTTTCCGAGCACGGCTTCCACACCGGCGACGTCGGCCACCGCGACGCCGAGGGCCGGCTGTGGGTCACGGGCCGACTCGACGAACGGATCGTCACCGGCGGGGAGAACGTCGATCCCGAAGCGGTCGCAAGCGCGCTTCGCGCCCATCCAGCCGTGGACAGCGCAGCAGTCGTGGGTCTCGACGATCCCGAGTGGGGTGAGCGCGTCGGTGCGCTCGTCGTCAGGGAGAAGGACCTCGACGCCGCGACGCTACGGACTCACTGCCGAGAGCGCCTCGCTGGTTTCGAGATTCCACGCACGATCGGGTTCGTCGATTCGCTCCCCCGGACGGCCTCCGGTACCGTCGAGCGCGATGCAGTTCGGGAAATCCTCCGTGAACGGGGCGATTGACCGACGAAACGCGAACGGAACGGAGAAATGGGATACCGTCGGCGAGCTCCGCGGACCACGGGTCACAAATAACCGCACTACACCACACACCTCCCCAACCGATTCCTTCACTCGCGCTTCGCGCTCGCTCAGTCATCCCTCGCACGAGTCGCGCGCCGATGGCGCGCTCTCGCGCGCCACCCGCACCGTCATCCGCAGCAACACGGCACGCCGTCGCACCAGCGGCGTTTAGGTTCCCCATCGCCAATGGGAGTCCATGTGTACGCTCGTCGTCGCCTGGCAGGTCTTCGCCGACCACCCCGTGGTCGTGGCGGCCAACCGCGACGAGGCGCTCGATCGGCCCTCCGAACCGCCCGCGGTGATCGGCGAGGGTCCGGGTGTGATCGCGCCACGCGACGCCGACGCCGGCGGGACGTGGATCGGGTACAACGAACATGGAATCTTCGTCGCGATCACCAACCGCTGGACCGACGCCGACCTCGCTGGCGAGCGCTCGCGCGGCCTACTGGTTCGTGACGTGCTCGACTGTGAGTCCGCCGAGGACGCCGCCCGACTCGCCGAACGCGCCGTCGAGGACGACGAGTACGAGGGGTTCAATCTCCTCGTCGCGGACGCGAACGCCGCCGTGCTCCTCGAATGGGACGGCGGGCTTCGGACGACGACCCTCGATCCGGGCGTCCACGTCGTGATGAACGTCGGCGCGATCGGGCGCGTCACGATCCCGGCGTCGTGGCCCGAACGCGGCGAACAGCAGGCTGCGAACGGACGGCAGGTCCGCGAGACGCTCCAGCCCGAACCAGGCGAGGGTGCTCGGGAGTGGCGCGACCGGGCCGCCGACGTGCTCGGCGATCACGACTATGGGGTGTGCGTCCACCACGAGGAGTTCGACTTCGGCACCCGGTCGTCGTCGCTGCTCACGATCGATGCCGACGGCACCGGAGAGTACCAGTACGCCGACGGGCCGCCGTGCCGAACGGAGTTCGAGCCGGTCGAAAGCCAACTTTAACCCACCCCCGTTCGTTGAGAGACCATGAGCACGGCAGCCGAAGGCGACCTCTCGGAGGACGAACGCGCCGGTCTCGAACTCGTCCGCACGACCGGGGGCATCCATCAGAGCGAGTTCTGGAAAGAACTCGACGTGAGTTCGCGCAAGGGGAGCCGGATCGCCGAATCACTGGAGGAACGCGGTCTCGTCCAGCGCGAGGACACCGTCTACGAGGGCCACAACACCTACTACATCGCTCCCGCCGCGCGCGACCTCGATTTCTCCCTGCTGATGGCGGGCAACAACCTCTCGCCGCTGGTCGGGGAGGAGGACGTCGAACCCGAGAGCGACGCCTTCTCCCAGTGGATCATGCAGCTCGCGTACGAGGGCTGACACACCTGACTCTACCGCACTGGTGGCCGTTTTCAGCCGATTCAGGGCCTGAAACACCGATCCTCCCGCGGATCTTGGCCGAGGGTTTAAACGGCTTCGGACCCTACTTACTGGTGTAGCAATCCCTGCATAGCCGCTGTAATCACCCATTCGAGCACCCGCTCACCCGTAGTCATCTTGGAAGGAAACACAACCCGAACCCGCACGCACGAACCGAACGAACACACCGACGAGCAATCGCGCGAACGCACCGCGGACGAGACCGAACGAGTCTGTCCCGAGTGTGGCGGTCGACTCGTGAACGACGCCGAACACGGCGAGACCACCTGCGCCGAGTGT
The genomic region above belongs to Halococcus salifodinae DSM 8989 and contains:
- a CDS encoding helix-turn-helix transcriptional regulator; protein product: MSTAAEGDLSEDERAGLELVRTTGGIHQSEFWKELDVSSRKGSRIAESLEERGLVQREDTVYEGHNTYYIAPAARDLDFSLLMAGNNLSPLVGEEDVEPESDAFSQWIMQLAYEG
- a CDS encoding NRDE family protein, with protein sequence MCTLVVAWQVFADHPVVVAANRDEALDRPSEPPAVIGEGPGVIAPRDADAGGTWIGYNEHGIFVAITNRWTDADLAGERSRGLLVRDVLDCESAEDAARLAERAVEDDEYEGFNLLVADANAAVLLEWDGGLRTTTLDPGVHVVMNVGAIGRVTIPASWPERGEQQAANGRQVRETLQPEPGEGAREWRDRAADVLGDHDYGVCVHHEEFDFGTRSSSLLTIDADGTGEYQYADGPPCRTEFEPVESQL
- the menC gene encoding o-succinylbenzoate synthase yields the protein MRIEQFSLALATPLTTAHGTIDSREGFLVFVDVDGTRGIGEATPLPGWTESLEACRDALDRAGRAAETDGWDAAFTTLTNADEPAARHGLALALCDARSRAADVPLYRHFGGEHTKRVPANATIGDGGVEETVVEATEAIEQGFSTLKIKVGAREVAADIARIDAVRNAVGDNVTLRADANGAWSREEARTALDAFVDLDVAFVEQPLAADDLAGHAALRGGSVGIALDEALAEHAVETVLAADAADVLVVKPMVLGGPDRAREAALRAREAGLDAVVTTTIDGALARTGAVHVAASLSNPPACGLATADRLAEDLVPDPAPIAGGEVCVPQAPGNAPDPDLSEER
- a CDS encoding class I adenylate-forming enzyme family protein; the encoded protein is MNDVLAHRTRATPDATALIDAGSRQEWSYAELDAAVDRTAGHLVGLGIEPGDHLGCLLDTHPAAVRLLHAALRLGCVLVPLNTRLAPNELEDRIERADLAALICGADTEASAVGVSEVPVASVDATEHAAVTALADVETVEFEPATWSRDDPCLMLATSGTTGRPKLVVLTIGNLIASAVASAFRLGVLPGDRWLSPLSVYHMGGLAPIVRSALYGTAVVLVDDDGTGFDAARARHALVEYDCTGVSLVPTMLRRLLDAGDLPDSFRFVLLGGAPASTDLIERCARRTVPVHPTYGMTETASQVATARPETAFAHSGTVGQALVGTDLTVIDAAGERVDRGETGEFVVSGPTVFAGYYDDPDATAAAFSEHGFHTGDVGHRDAEGRLWVTGRLDERIVTGGENVDPEAVASALRAHPAVDSAAVVGLDDPEWGERVGALVVREKDLDAATLRTHCRERLAGFEIPRTIGFVDSLPRTASGTVERDAVREILRERGD